Within Ramlibacter henchirensis, the genomic segment GAGTGTCGGGGTCGCTCACGTCGAGCGCATAGATCAACTGCCCGCCCCGGCGCATGCCGACGTACAGGTACACCTTGTCGCCGTCCGCGGCGACCAGCTTGCCGTCGCCGTTGACGTCGTTCTGGTACACCGACACGGCGCCGTCGGCGAAGTAGGGCTTGGGCTTCGCAGCATCGATCAGTTCGTCGTTGTCCCGCAGTCGCTTGAGCTTCTTGAAGAACTCCGGGAAGACCATGCCCCACTTCTCGTAGCCGTCGGTGTCGTCCTGGCCGCCCTTCACCGCCCGGAAGATGCCGTCGTTGGAGCCGTAGTACACGACCACGTCACGGTCACCCGCGGTGCGGTTGTAGTTCACCACCGCCGGCCGCGAATGCAGCAGGTCGCCGTGGATGTAGGCACGGGCGTCCTCGTTGGACTCGTTCGTGTTCTCGTCTTCCAGGTTGTCCGCCCCGCGGATCCATTCGATCAGCGCGTCGCGTTCGAGCAGCGCAGCTCCCAAATTGCTGGCAGTGGGGCCATTTATGTTGAGGTTCGTCTGCGAAAAGCTGACCGTCGAGAGCGCGGCGCCCGCCACGCAGGCGCCGTTGCAGGTGTACAGCTTGCGGCTGGAGCGCAGGGCCGAAGTCGCCAGGTCGGTGCGCATGCGCTGCGCCGCCCCGCCCTTCTCCACGACCGCGCCGTCGGGCGCATCGTTGCTGGAGCCCGAAGCGAACCCCCAGTAGTTGGAGTTCTTGGTCCAGAAGCTGGTGATGTCCGGCAGCAGGAAGCCCTTGGCCGTGTCCTCGACCGGCTTCTTGTTGCGATCGACCAGCACGGGGTCGAGCTTGGCGTCCAGGCCGATCTGGTACTGCTTCAGGTTGCCCGGCCAGCGCGGACGCGCATTCGGATCCGGACGGAACTGGCCCATGTACACCTGGTTCAGGAACGTGCCCCGCACGTTCACGCTCACCGGCAGCGTCACTGCGGCGAACACGGAGTTCACCGGCTGCATCTTGCGCAGCGCGCTGAGGATCGCCTTCAGCACGGACTGCCCGTCCTCGCCCAGCGCGTACTCGCCGCCGCCCGCCAGCGCGGCGCTTTGCAGCAGGGCACGCGCGCTTTTCTGGCCGTTCGTGTTGAAGTTGTTGTCCTGTGGGTTCTGGATGGCGACGGTGTAGGTGGTCGCCTTCTGGTCGCCCGTGAGGGTCGACACGAGGTCGATCCGGTTCAGCGTGCGGGCGTACTCGTCCAGCCAGTTCGACTGGTAGTTGCTGGGCGTGAACTTGATCGGGTCGCTGCTGAGCACGCCGCCCAGTCCGCTGAGCAGCGTGCGGGAGTCGCCGTCTTCGCTGGAGTCCGGCCCGCCGTTGCCGACGTAGATGATGTAGTTGGGCTGGCAGACGTCCCCGATCGGGCTGCGGTAGTTCGAGCCGTTCTTCGCGTCCGGGTCATAGACGCTGGTGCTGAAACCGGCGTAAGCCGGCTTGCCGCCGAAATACAGGTAGGCCTCGTGCATGGTCTTGGCATACGGGGCGTTGTTGGCGTTGGGGATGCCGTCCTTGACCGTGTTCCAGAGCTTGGTCCGGTTGTCGGTGACGTTCATGGGCCGGATGTGGGAGCGGACGTAGCCGCCCTTCGTGCCGCTCGACGGGTTCATCAACATCAGGCCCATGTTGATGTTCTTCACCATGTCGTCGACCTCCGCGCGCGTGTAGCAGCCGTCGGGCACGCGCGGCAGCTCGGGATCGGAGGGGACCGTGCAGGTCGGGAAATACGGCGACGTCAACGGATTGGTCAGGATGTGCAGCACGTCCTTGATCAGGTCCAGCTTCTTGTTGCCGGAGCCGTTGGGCAACGGCGTGATGCTGCTGTTGTTGGACGCCGCGTTGTCGACGACCAGCAGCAGGTTCGGCCGGGTGGCATCACCCAGCGGGTTCCTCAGGAACAGGTCCACGTCCTCGGCCTGCACCGCCGACGTGGCCAGCAGCATGGACAGGCCTGCGAGGGCGAGCCTCGGCACGGTTTTGCGGCGAGCGTCAGTCTTCATGGGAGTCCTCTTCCGTCGAGGTCTAGGGGCAGGGATTGGGATCCGACTGCATGACCAGGCGAACGCCCTGGTGCACGACGACGCGGGCGCCCGTGCCGGCGCCCGAAGCGGTCGCGGCGATGTCCCAGTGCGTGTCCACGTAGCCCGAGTTGTTCCCGGGCGGCAGGTTCTGGATGTAGATGTTGGGGTTCGAGTCCGGGCTGGTATTGGCCTCGATCGCCACGCTGCGGATGCATTCGGGCGCGCCCAGCGCCACCGTTACGCCGTATTCGTCCTGCGCCACGTTGGTGGCCGCGGGAGCGAGGAAGATGGTGTCGCTGCTGATCAGGCGCTCGATCGCGCGCTCGGCCGACGCTTCCGCCTCGGCCTCGGACTGCATGTTGCCCACCGCCTTGAGGTTGTTGTTGCTCATGCGGAAGGCCACCGCCACCGAGAACATCAACAGGGTCAGGAAGACGATGCCCATGACCAGGGTGGCGCCGCGCTGGCGGCGCCGGGACGAGCAAGGCAAGGTCCTCATGGCGTTTCCCGGCGCGACGACGGATTGACCACCCGCACGGTGGTGGTGAACACGTGGCGCTTGTAGTTGTCGTTGGCGGCGGCGATGGCCAGCGGCCCCACCGTGTAGGCCTTGTCGTCCGTGTGCCCCGCGGTCGGCTCGATGTTGCGGGCGAGCAGGTGCAGCTTCATCGAGACCACGTTGCCCAGCACCGCGAGGTCGCAGGCCGGCGCACAGGCGACGTACCGGTCGGCGTTGCCGTCGCCGGGGTTGGTGGCGCCGATCGGCAGGCCGTTGGAGCCCAGGTCGTCCACGCCCAGCTCCACCTTGAAGGCCTGGATGCCGTCCACCATCGGTTCGGGCTGCTGGAAACTGCCGTTCACCAGCCTCACGCGATAGAGCGTCGGGACGCCGGCCGCGCTGTTGGCGACGTAGTAGACGTTGACCAGCATCTTGCGGCGCCCCGTTTCGGTCGCGCAGTTCTTCGTGCGGATATGCGTGCCGGCGCCGAGCCGGGCGTCCAGTTCGGCCTTGGATTCCACGACATAGGCGGGCTCCGGCGGCGCCGCCGTGCGGCAGCTCGAGATCTGGAGGTGCGGGCCCGTGTCGGTCCCGCCGTCGCAGCCCACGCCGGAGATGCAGCTGCTGGCCCGGCGGACGATCAGCACGTCGCTCTGCGCGATCACGTTGGCGAGCGACGCGCCACAGCCTGCCAGGGCGGTGCCGTCGCTGTAGGCGTGGACCGGAATGGAGAGCAGGTTGTCCCGGTAGGCGGCGCGCGCGGCCGCGTCCGCCGGCCAGTCGGCATAGGCCACGCAGGGATCGGGCACCGCCGTGGGCTCGATCACGTCCAGCGGCCCCCAGAAACCGGCCTGCGCGACGTCTTCCTGCAGCAGCTGCATGGCGAAGCGGCCGTTCTCGATCAGCTGGTTGGTCTTCGTCATCTCGTTGTTCGTGCGGGTGACGTTCCCGTACAGCGCCACCAGCGCCGTCAGGACCACCAGCCCCAGGGAGATCGAGACCAGCAGCTCGACCAGCGAAAGGCCGCGCGCGCGCCGTGCGGCAGACGCCGCCCGGGCGGGCCGCGGCCGGCCGGCGCGGTGGGAAGGGGTGGCGGTGTGCATGGAGCTCACTTCAGGTTGGCGATCCGGATCACGGTGGAGACCACCCGGCGGCACAGGTCGCCCTGGCAAGGCGTGCCGGCGGCGCCGTTGTAGAGGCCGGCGGCGCAGGTTTCGGCGGGAGCGGCGATCGGCGTCAGCCCCTGCCAGGCGACCGAGACGCGGACGGTCTGGTCGCCCGTCGGACCGACGCCCAAGGATTCCACGCAGCCGCGGCCGCCGACCATGGCGCCCACGCTGGCGCCGCCCACCGTCTCGGACGCGCCCTGCAGGGCCAGGCACCACTGGCGCACGTCCCGCAGCACGCGGGTGGACGCCGGCGTCGCATCCGGGCACACCATGCCGGCGCCCAGGGGCGTCCCCACCGGCGCGTAATCCGCGTAGTTGGCGACTTCGAGCCGGTTGGCCTCGATGCGGCCGCGCAGGTCGTCCAACAGCAGCAGCGCCTGCGTGCGCTGGTACGACTCCATCTCGGTGGACTGCAGCTTGGCCTGCAATCCGACCATCCCCAGGAGGCCGAGGGCGATGATCACAAGCGTGACGAGGACCTCGATCATCGAGGCGCCGCGCCCGGAGCGCACGCGCGGCCGGGGCTTGCGCGAGCTCACCATTTGCCGGCCGGCGTCTTCACGCCGTCGCTGGTGTAGCCCAGGTCGCCGTCCACGGCCTGCGCGCCGATCGCCGTGAAGGTGATCGTGTACGAGGGCACGGTTCCGGCGCCCACCGTCACCGACGGCGTGTACCGGCCGACCAGGTCCGCCGGCAGCGCGTAGCCGCTGGCCGTCAACGTGGCGTACGGGACGTAGGCCCGGGTCGAGATCAGGAACTGCTGCTCGCGGTTGGCGATGTCCAGCATCTGGGCCTGCGCCGCGCGGCGCGCCCCTTTGCGCACGTGTTCCGTGTACGACGGATACGCGATCGCCGACAGGATGGCGATGATGGCGACCGTGATCATCAGTTCGATCAGGGTGAAACCACGAGAACGGCGTTCGACCAATTGGATCCCCTCGGGGCGTTGTCTTTGGGGCGCAGTGTAGGAAGCTCAGCCGCAGCGGCGAACCGGGTCGGGACGGGCGGCTGGTTCAAATGGATGAGCGGTCCCGTCACGCAGCCCCCTGGGATCGATCGTCGACAATGGCCCCATGAGCGCAGCCCGCCCGGACCTCACCGCCCTCGCCCTCGCGCAGGCCAGGCAGGCGCTGTGGCTGTCCAGCCCCAACCCGCGGGTCGGTTGCGTCGTGTGCGATCCGGCCGGCAACGTCCTGGGCCAGGGCCACACGCAACGGGTCGGCGGCCCGCACGCGGAGATCATGGCGTTGCGGGATGCGGCGGCGAAGGGCCACGACGTGCGCGGTGCCACCGCCTACGTCACGCTGGAGCCCTGCTCGCATCACGGCCGCACCGGCCCCTGCTGCGACGCCCTGGTCGAGGCGGGCATCGGCCGGGTGGTCGCCTCGATCGCCGATCCCAATCCGCTCGTCTCCGGCCAGGGGTTCGAGCGCCTGCTGGCCGCCGGGATCGAGGTGGAGGTCGGCCCGGGCGGGGCCGAATCGCGCGAGCTCAATCTGGGCTTCTTCAGCCGCATGGTCCGCAAGACGCCGTGGGTGCGCCTCAAGGTCGCCGCGTCGCTGGACGGCACGACGGCGCTGGAGGACGGGACCAGCCAGTGGATCACCTCGGAAGCGGCCCGGGCCGACGGGCACGCCTGGCGCGCCCGCGCCTGCGCCGTGCTCACCGGCATCGGCACCGTGCTGGAGGACGACCCGCAGCTGGATGTCCGCCTGCCCGATGCGCCCCGCCAGCCCCATGCGGTGCTCGTGGACAGCCGGTTGGAGCTGCCCTTGGCGGCGCGCATCCTGCGGCCTGACCGCAAGCTCCTGGTCTACGCCGCGATCGCCGACGCCCAGAAGCAGGCCGCGCTGGAGGCCCGGGGAGCCACGGTGATCCTGCTGCCGGGCCCTGGCGGCAAGGTCGACCTGGCCGCCATGCTGCGAGACCTGGCGCAGCGGGAGGTCAACGAACTGCACGTGGAAGCCGGCCACAAGCTGAACGGCTCGCTCGTGCGCGAAGGCCTCGTCGACGAATTCCTGGTCTACCTGGCGCCCAGGCTGCTCGGGCCGGGCCGGGGAATGGCCTCGCTCGCGCCGCTCGGCGAGCTCTCGCAGGCCGTCCAGCTGCAATTCCAGTCGGCCGAACCGGTCGGCCCCGACCTGCGGGTGCTGGCGCGCATCCCGGGGCGAGGCGCTTTCTAGGTGTTTGCCCGAAGGGGCATCTCGGCCTCTGCGAAAATGCCGGGATGTTCACCGGAATCATCACCGGCGTGGGGCGCATCGCCGCCGTCCACGACCTCGGCGCCACGCGTCAGCACGGCAAGCGCATCACCGTCGAGGCGCCCGCCGGCTACCTGGAGGACGTGGGCCTGGGCGACAGCATCGCGCTCAACGGCGCCTGCATGACGGTCACCAGCCTCGACGCGGCGCAGCGCCGCTTCACCTTCGACGTCTCCGCCGAATCGCTGGACAAGACCAGCGGCCTCGCCGAGCCCGGCCCCGTCAACCTCGAAAAGGCGCTGCGCGCGCACGACCGCCTGGGCGGGCACATCGTCGCCGGCCACGTGGACGGCATCGGCACGGTCAGCCACTTCGCGCCGGTGGGCGAAAGCCACGAGATGCGCATCCTCGCGCCCTCCTCCCTCGCCAGGTACCTCGCCTACAAGGGCTCCATCACCGTCAACGGCGTGAGCCTGACCGTCAACGCGGTGCGCGATTCGGCCCAAGGCTGCGAACTGAGCATCAACCTGATCCCGCACACCGTGCACAACACCGCCCTCCACGCCCTCAAGCCCGGCAGCCGCGTCAACCTGGAAATCGACCTGATCGCGCGCTACGTCGAGCGCATGCTGGGCGCCGGCGCCTCGAAGGTGGCGGCATGAAGCACACGGGCGGCATCGCGGCCATCGCGCCGGTCCAGGAGATCGTGGCCGAGCTCCAGGCCGGCCGCATGGTGATCCTGGTCGACGAGGAAGACCGCGAGAACGAAGGTGACCTGGTGCTGGCCGCCGAACACGTCACGCCGGAAGCGATCAACTTCATGGCCCGCTTCGGCCGCGGCCTGATCTGCCTGACGCTCACCCGCGAGCGCTGCGAACGCCTGCGCCTGCCGCCGATGGTGGCGCGCAACGGCACCAAGATGGGCACCGCGTTCACCGTCTCGATCGAGGCGGCCGAGGGCGTGACCACCGGGATCTCCGCTGCCGACCGCGCTCGCACGGTGCAGGCCGCCGTCGCCCGCAACGCACGGCCCGAGGACCTGGTGCAGCCCGGCCACATCTTCCCGCTGCAGGCGGTGGACGGTGGCGTGCTGATGCGCGCCGGCCATACCGAGGCCGGTTGCGATCTCGCCGCCATGGCGGGCCTCACGCCCGCCGCCGTGATCTGCGAGATCATGAAGGACGACGGCACCATGGCCCGCCTGCCGGACCTGCAGGTCTTCGCGGCCGAGCACGGGCTGAAGATCGGCACCATCGCCGACCTGATCGAATACCGCAGCCGCAACGAATCGCTGGTCGAGAAGGTGGGCTCGCGCCCGCTGCAGACAAGCTGGGGCCGCTTCACCGCGCACGCCTGGCAGGACAAGCCCAGCCAGGGCCTGCACCTGGCTCTGGTGCTGGGGGAATGGAGCCCCGAGGAATCGGTCTGCGTGCGGGTGCACGAACCGCTCTCGGTGCTGGACGCGCTGGAGACCGGCCGGCCGATGCACTCCTGGAGCCTGGATGCCAGCCTGCAGCACATCGCGCGCGCCGGCAAGGGCGTGGCCGTGCTGCTCAATTGCGGCGAATCGGCGCAGCAGCTGCTGGCGCAGTTCGAGGGCACGGCGCGCGCGTCGCAGGCGCCCGAGCGCGGACGCATGGACCTGCGCACCTACGGCATCGGCGCGCAGATCCTTCGCGATTGCGGCGTGCACCGCATGACGCTGATGGGAACGCCCCGCCGCCTGCCCAGCATGGCCGGCTACGGCCTCGAGATCACGGGGCACCTGGCCCCGCTGCAACGATAGGAACACCATGTTTGGCGCAGAAAAGGGCAAGGCCGAGGGTCTGCAGGGCAAGGGCCTGCGCATCGGCATCGTGCAGGCCCGCTTCAACGAGAGCATCACCGACGCCTTGTCGCAGGCCTGCCGGGGCGAGCTGGCCCGGCTGGGCGTGGAAGCCGAGGACATCGACCAGGTCTTCGTGCCCGGCGCGCTGGAGATCCCGCTGGCCCTGCAGGCGCTGGCCGGCAAGCGCCGCTACCACGCCCTCGTGGCGCTGGGCTGCGTCATCCGCGGCGAGACCTACCACTTCGAGCTGGTGGCCAACGAATCCGCCGCCGGCGTGACCCGCGTGTCGCTGGACCACAAGCTGCCGGTCGCCAACGTGATCCTCACCACCGAGAACCTGGCCCAGGCCATCGCCCGCCAGACCGAAAAGGGCGTGGACGCCGCCCGCGTGGTCGTGGAGATGGCCAACCTGCTGGCCCGGATGTGATGGACGAAGAACGCAAGCCCCTGCCCAAGGCGCCCGGCCGCACCGCGACAGGCGCCCGCAAGGCATCGGCCAAGTCGGCCCGCACGCGGGCGCGCGAGTTCGCGCTGCAGGCCCTCTACCAGCACCTGGTCGGCCGCAACGATGCCCAGTCCATCGACCATTTCACCCGCGACCTGTCCGGCTTCCACAAGGCCGACTCGGTGCACTACGACGCGCTGCTGCACGGCTGCATCGAGCGGGGGCAGGAGCTCGATGCGCTGATCACCCCGCTGCTCGACCGCAAGCTGCAGGAGATCTCCCCGATCGAGCATGCCGTGATGTGGATCGGCGTGTACGAGTTCCAGAACGCCGCCGACGTGCCCTGGCGCGTGGTGATCAACGAGTGCGTGGAACTCGCCAAGGAATTCGGCGGCACCGACGGCCACAAGTACGTGAACGCCGTGCTCAACGGCCTGGCGCCCAAGCTGCGCGCGGCCGAGGTCGAGGCGGACAAGGCCTCCGGCAAGGCCCGGCCATGACGCTTCGGATCGCGCAGCGCGCGCATCGCATCGAGCCGTTCTATGTGATGGAGGTCGCCAAGGCCGCCCAGCAGCTGGCGCGCGAAGTGGCGCACAGCGACCGCCCGATGGTGTTCCTCAACATCGGCGAGCCGGACTTCACCGCGCCGCCGCTGGTGCAAGAGGCCGCCGAACGCGCCATGCGCGGCGGCCACACGCAGTACACGCAGGCCACCGGCCTGGAGGCCCTGCGCGAGAAGATCAGCGGCTGGTACCGTCAGCGCTTCGGGCTGGAAGTCCCCGCATCGCGCATCGTGGTCACCGCCGGCGCCTCGGCGGCCCTGCAGCTCGCCTGCCTGGCGTTGATCGACGCCGGCGACGAGATCCTGATGCCGGACCCGAGCTACCCGTGCAACCGCCATTTCGTCAGCGCCGCCGACGGCACGGCGGTGCTGGTGCCGGCCGGCGCGCAGGACCGCTTCCAGCTCTCCGCCGCTGCGGTGCAGGCGAACTGGAAGGAGCGCACGCGCGGCGTGCTGCTGGCCTCGCCCTCCAACCCCACCGGCACGTCGATCGACCCGCAGGAGCTGCGCCGCATCCACGACGTGGTGCGCGCGCGGGGCGGCGTGACGATCGTGGACGAGATCTACCTGGGGCTGAGCTACGACGAGCGCTTCGGCCGCTCGGCGCTCGCGCTGGACGACCAGGTCGTCAGCATCAACAGCTTCTCCAAGTACTTCAGCATGACGGGCTGGCGACTGGGCTGGGTCGTGGCGCCGCTGGAGCTCGTGCCCGTGCTCGAACGGCTGGCGCAGAACCTGTTCATCTGCCCGAGCACGGTGGCGCAGCACGCCGCCGTCGCGTGCTTCGAGCCGGAAAGCATCGCCGAATACGAGCGGCGCCGCGCGCAGTTCAAGGCGCGGCGCGACTGGTTCATCCCGGCCCTGAACGATCTGGGCCTCACGGTCCCGGTGGTGCCGGACGGCGCGTTCTACGCCTGGGCGGACTGCTCCGCCTGGTGCTCCGCGCTGGGCCTTCCGGGCAGCTGGGAATTCGCCTTCGACGCGATGAAGCGCGCCCACGTCGCCGTCACCCCCGGCCGCGACTTCGGCAGCGCCGAGACCGGACGCTTCGTGCGCTTTTCGACCGCGAGCAGCATGGAGCATCTGCAGGAAGCCGTGCACCGGCTCAAGGAGATGGCGCCCTGATGGCGTTCCGGCTCCCGATCCGCGTCTACTGGGAAGACACCGA encodes:
- a CDS encoding PilW family protein yields the protein MHTATPSHRAGRPRPARAASAARRARGLSLVELLVSISLGLVVLTALVALYGNVTRTNNEMTKTNQLIENGRFAMQLLQEDVAQAGFWGPLDVIEPTAVPDPCVAYADWPADAAARAAYRDNLLSIPVHAYSDGTALAGCGASLANVIAQSDVLIVRRASSCISGVGCDGGTDTGPHLQISSCRTAAPPEPAYVVESKAELDARLGAGTHIRTKNCATETGRRKMLVNVYYVANSAAGVPTLYRVRLVNGSFQQPEPMVDGIQAFKVELGVDDLGSNGLPIGATNPGDGNADRYVACAPACDLAVLGNVVSMKLHLLARNIEPTAGHTDDKAYTVGPLAIAAANDNYKRHVFTTTVRVVNPSSRRETP
- a CDS encoding pilus assembly protein, whose protein sequence is MVSSRKPRPRVRSGRGASMIEVLVTLVIIALGLLGMVGLQAKLQSTEMESYQRTQALLLLDDLRGRIEANRLEVANYADYAPVGTPLGAGMVCPDATPASTRVLRDVRQWCLALQGASETVGGASVGAMVGGRGCVESLGVGPTGDQTVRVSVAWQGLTPIAAPAETCAAGLYNGAAGTPCQGDLCRRVVSTVIRIANLK
- a CDS encoding type IV pilin protein, which codes for MVERRSRGFTLIELMITVAIIAILSAIAYPSYTEHVRKGARRAAQAQMLDIANREQQFLISTRAYVPYATLTASGYALPADLVGRYTPSVTVGAGTVPSYTITFTAIGAQAVDGDLGYTSDGVKTPAGKW
- the ribD gene encoding bifunctional diaminohydroxyphosphoribosylaminopyrimidine deaminase/5-amino-6-(5-phosphoribosylamino)uracil reductase RibD, whose protein sequence is MSAARPDLTALALAQARQALWLSSPNPRVGCVVCDPAGNVLGQGHTQRVGGPHAEIMALRDAAAKGHDVRGATAYVTLEPCSHHGRTGPCCDALVEAGIGRVVASIADPNPLVSGQGFERLLAAGIEVEVGPGGAESRELNLGFFSRMVRKTPWVRLKVAASLDGTTALEDGTSQWITSEAARADGHAWRARACAVLTGIGTVLEDDPQLDVRLPDAPRQPHAVLVDSRLELPLAARILRPDRKLLVYAAIADAQKQAALEARGATVILLPGPGGKVDLAAMLRDLAQREVNELHVEAGHKLNGSLVREGLVDEFLVYLAPRLLGPGRGMASLAPLGELSQAVQLQFQSAEPVGPDLRVLARIPGRGAF
- a CDS encoding riboflavin synthase, whose protein sequence is MFTGIITGVGRIAAVHDLGATRQHGKRITVEAPAGYLEDVGLGDSIALNGACMTVTSLDAAQRRFTFDVSAESLDKTSGLAEPGPVNLEKALRAHDRLGGHIVAGHVDGIGTVSHFAPVGESHEMRILAPSSLARYLAYKGSITVNGVSLTVNAVRDSAQGCELSINLIPHTVHNTALHALKPGSRVNLEIDLIARYVERMLGAGASKVAA
- the ribBA gene encoding bifunctional 3,4-dihydroxy-2-butanone-4-phosphate synthase/GTP cyclohydrolase II, which codes for MKHTGGIAAIAPVQEIVAELQAGRMVILVDEEDRENEGDLVLAAEHVTPEAINFMARFGRGLICLTLTRERCERLRLPPMVARNGTKMGTAFTVSIEAAEGVTTGISAADRARTVQAAVARNARPEDLVQPGHIFPLQAVDGGVLMRAGHTEAGCDLAAMAGLTPAAVICEIMKDDGTMARLPDLQVFAAEHGLKIGTIADLIEYRSRNESLVEKVGSRPLQTSWGRFTAHAWQDKPSQGLHLALVLGEWSPEESVCVRVHEPLSVLDALETGRPMHSWSLDASLQHIARAGKGVAVLLNCGESAQQLLAQFEGTARASQAPERGRMDLRTYGIGAQILRDCGVHRMTLMGTPRRLPSMAGYGLEITGHLAPLQR
- the ribH gene encoding 6,7-dimethyl-8-ribityllumazine synthase; translation: MFGAEKGKAEGLQGKGLRIGIVQARFNESITDALSQACRGELARLGVEAEDIDQVFVPGALEIPLALQALAGKRRYHALVALGCVIRGETYHFELVANESAAGVTRVSLDHKLPVANVILTTENLAQAIARQTEKGVDAARVVVEMANLLARM
- the nusB gene encoding transcription antitermination factor NusB, which codes for MDEERKPLPKAPGRTATGARKASAKSARTRAREFALQALYQHLVGRNDAQSIDHFTRDLSGFHKADSVHYDALLHGCIERGQELDALITPLLDRKLQEISPIEHAVMWIGVYEFQNAADVPWRVVINECVELAKEFGGTDGHKYVNAVLNGLAPKLRAAEVEADKASGKARP
- a CDS encoding pyridoxal phosphate-dependent aminotransferase, yielding MTLRIAQRAHRIEPFYVMEVAKAAQQLAREVAHSDRPMVFLNIGEPDFTAPPLVQEAAERAMRGGHTQYTQATGLEALREKISGWYRQRFGLEVPASRIVVTAGASAALQLACLALIDAGDEILMPDPSYPCNRHFVSAADGTAVLVPAGAQDRFQLSAAAVQANWKERTRGVLLASPSNPTGTSIDPQELRRIHDVVRARGGVTIVDEIYLGLSYDERFGRSALALDDQVVSINSFSKYFSMTGWRLGWVVAPLELVPVLERLAQNLFICPSTVAQHAAVACFEPESIAEYERRRAQFKARRDWFIPALNDLGLTVPVVPDGAFYAWADCSAWCSALGLPGSWEFAFDAMKRAHVAVTPGRDFGSAETGRFVRFSTASSMEHLQEAVHRLKEMAP